A genomic stretch from Gammaproteobacteria bacterium includes:
- the fabG gene encoding 3-oxoacyl-ACP reductase FabG codes for MSTQRRVLVTGASGGIGAAIARALARQGFALTLHYRSNAAKAVALAKELGGARTLAFDLTDRDATRAALEQDLEAHGAYWGVVCNAGMHADNTFAAMPGADWDRVIATNLDGFYNLLHPLVMPLVRLRDGGRIVTVASVSGLMGNRGQTNYSAAKAGLIGASKALAVELASRRITVNCVAPGFIETDMVQDLPVEEILKQIPLGRAGKPEEVAALVAYLFSEPAAYVTRQVLSINGGMF; via the coding sequence GTGAGCACGCAGCGACGCGTATTGGTGACAGGGGCGAGCGGCGGCATCGGCGCGGCCATCGCCCGCGCCCTGGCGCGGCAAGGCTTCGCGCTCACACTGCACTACCGCAGCAACGCCGCCAAGGCGGTGGCGCTGGCGAAGGAGCTCGGCGGGGCTCGCACCCTCGCCTTCGACCTCACGGACCGCGACGCCACCCGCGCGGCGCTGGAGCAGGACCTGGAAGCGCACGGCGCCTACTGGGGCGTGGTGTGCAACGCCGGCATGCACGCCGACAACACCTTCGCCGCCATGCCGGGCGCGGATTGGGACCGGGTGATCGCCACCAACCTCGACGGCTTCTACAACCTGCTGCATCCCCTGGTGATGCCGCTGGTGCGGCTGCGGGATGGCGGGCGCATCGTGACCGTCGCCTCGGTGTCCGGGCTCATGGGCAACCGCGGCCAGACCAACTACAGCGCGGCCAAGGCCGGGCTCATCGGCGCCTCCAAGGCGCTGGCGGTGGAGCTCGCGAGCCGGCGCATTACCGTGAACTGCGTGGCGCCGGGTTTCATCGAGACCGACATGGTGCAGGACCTGCCGGTGGAGGAGATCCTCAAGCAGATCCCGCTGGGACGCGCCGGCAAGCCGGAAGAAGTGGCGGCGCTGGTGGCCTACCTGTTCTCGGAGCCCGCCGCATATGTCACGCGGCAGGTGCTCTCCATAAACGGCGGGATGTTCTAG